A stretch of DNA from Candidatus Anaeroferrophillus wilburensis:
ACGGGTGACTCAGAGCTTAACACATTGTCCAATTTTTGGGGACCACCGTAGGTGTCTGCTCAATCAAGGTTGTTATCCTACTTTCGCTACCATCGGTGACCGTCTATGTCAATCATATTCATTCCCATCATGGTTCTGATATGCTGCTATTTGGGAATAGAAACCCTAAATCATGTAAAAAATTACCCATATATTTCACGGATAATGACGAGGTTGCGTACTGAGGCAGAGAAAGAATGAACTTCTCCTGTATGTATAATGGGTTACCTCCCTGCAGCGGGGCGTGGCGTCCAGCCCTTTTCTGCTGCCTGGCAGCTACTGGCCTATAATACAGCCGCTGCTTGTTTGGCCATGGTGCCTGTTCACACGGATATATTCTTGCACAACACCTATGGATTTGCTAGAGTTCTTCTTCATCCTCGTGGGGGTGGTTTGCGTTGTTGGGAGTTGTTGAATGATTTCAGGGTCGCCGTGGTTTGGCTTCGGGTGTCGGCAGCTGCCATTCATTCCGATAACCGGCCCGGTGAGATTTGTTTTGCAGCATGGAGCTATGCATGGAACAGCTATATGTGACGACACCGGTGGCACACTTGATCCAGGCATTCGAGACCTTTCCCGATTTGGCTGTGGCGCCGGAAATTTTTATCAACGCGAACGATTTGCGGCAGCCTGATACGCTTGCTTCTTTTCATGCTATTGCCCGCCGCTTGCAGGATCTGGAGATGTCCTGCACCATCCATGGACCATTTATCGATCTGTCGCCTGGCGGATTTGATCCGGATGTCGTTGCTCTTACCAATAAACGCTTTCTCCAAACCTTTGAGCTGGCTGCTATCATTCATCCCCGGGTTGTGGTTTTTCATTCCGGCTATGATCGCTGGAAATATGCCTTAAACCTGTCTCTGTGGCTGGAAAACAGCAAGCGTTTCTGGACACCGCTTCTTGAGGAGGCAGAAAAGACAAATACCTTTATTGCCCTGGAAAACATCTTTGAAGTATCGCCCATCGGCCTGAAGACCCTCTTTGAAGCCTTGGATTCGCCGCGCTTAGGGGCTTGTTTTGACGTCGGCCACTGGCATCTTTTCGGGACAACTACCCTAGACGAGTGGCTGACCGTGCTGGGGCCTCATATTTTTGCGTTTCATCTCCACGACAATGCCGGTGAGGCTGACGATCATCTGGTCCCCGGCGAAGGTACCATCGATTTTATGGCCTTGAAGCAGCACACTTCCGCTCTGCAGATCAAACCATTATCCTATACGTTCGAACCCCACAATCGGCAGGATATTGCCCGTGGTGTTGCCTGGTTTAGACAGAACTATGGACTATAAATTGTTGGGCGGGGTGAGCCGTCCAGGCCGCTATCTTAATCATGAAATAAATGCCGTGCACAAGGAGCCAGGGCCAGATCGTCTGCATCTGGCCCTGGCGTTTCCCGATGTCTATGAAATCGGCATGTCCCATTATGGGTTTCTCCTCCTTTATCAGCTCCTGAATCGACGGCAGGAGTTCTTTTGTGAGCGGGTTTTTGCCCCCTGGAGTGATTTTGCTGCCAACCTGCGCAGCTGCCAGACGCACCTGTTTTCCCTTGAAACCAAAACCCCTCTGGCCCAATTCGATCTCATTGGTTTTTCTCTGCAGTATGAGATGTCCTACACTAATGTTCTGACAATGCTGGAACTGGCCGGCATACCGTTGGAGGCAGAACAGCGTACCGGTCTGCCATTGGTTATTGCCGGTGGTCCCAGTATGGTCAACCCGGAACCCATCGCCCCGCTGTTCGACGCGATTTTGGTTGGGGATGGTGAGGAAGCCTTTCCCCAAATGGCTCAGGTGGTGCTGCAGGGCAAGCAGCGCGGTGCCGGGAAAGAGAAGCTGCTGGCAGAGTTGGCGGCGGTAGAGGGGGTCTATGTGCCCTCTTTTTTTTCCATGATGTGGCATGATGACCGTTTGGCGGATATTGTTTGCCGGAAACCGGGGTATGAGACGGTGCGCCGGCGGATTTTCAGTGACTTGCAGCAGGAAGCACTTCCTGATGCACCGCCGGTACCGCTGATTACGGTGGTCCATGACCGGCTGGCCTTGGAGATTTCCCGCGGCTGTACCCGAGGATGCCGCTTCTGCCAAGCCGGGATGATCTATCGGCCGGTACGGGAGCGACCAGTAAGCCAGTTGATCGAGAGTGCTATCGCCTGCCGCCGGCATACCGGTATTGATGAACTCTCGCTGCTCTCCCTGAGCGTTGGTGACTACAGCCAACTGCTGCCGTTGGTTACCGGTCTCAAAGCGGCCTTTGCCGGTGAACAGGTGCAGTTTTCCTTTCCTTCCGTGCGGGCCGGGCTGCTCAGCGATGAATTGCTCCAGGCGTTGAAAGGCGGTCGCCAGGGTGGGTTTACCATTGCCCCGGAAGCCGGTACTCAGCGTCTTCGGGATGTCATTAATAAGGGGCTCACCGAAGAGGAAATTCTTGAAACCGCCAGCCGGCTGTTTGCCAACGGCTGGGACTTGTTAAAGCTGTACTTTATGATTGGCCTGCCGACGGAAACCGATGCCGATCTGCAGGGCATTATCGATCTCTGCCGCCAGGTGCTGGCTATGGCGCGGCACAAGCGTCAGCGGCTCAATGTTTCCGTTTCCACGTTTGTTCCCAAGGCCCATACGCCTTTCCAATGGGAGAGGCAGATTGGTCTTGCAGAAACCAGGCGCCGCCAGCAGTTCCTCTACGAGGGGCTTCGTTCTGTCAAGCGGCTGCAGGTGAAATGTCATGACGGCCGTTTGAGTATGCTGGAGGGGATTTTCAGCCGCGGCGACCGCCGGCTCTGGCCGGTTTTACGGGAAGCCCACCGGCTAGGCTGCCGCTTTGATGCTTGGAGTGATCAGTTTGACTATGCCGCCTGGCAAACCGCTTTCAGCAATTGTTCTCGTGACCTGGAAACTCTGGCCGGCAGAGGATTTGGGGAGGATGAAATGCTTCCCTGGGACCATATCAGAACCGGTGTTACGGATGCATTTCTCCGGGCAGAACTGGTACGGGCAAAACATCTGGAGCCGACCCCTGATTGCCGGCAGAGCGGCTGCCAGGAATGCGGCGTCTGCCAGCCGGCAACGGGCATCAGCCTCAAAATCCAGCCCAGTGCAAACGTGCCATTGACTGTCTCGCCAGCTTCTGCCGGCCCGCCGGCAGAGCCTGAAACCTGGAGTTATCTGCTGGCCTATCGCCGGGATAAGCAATTAGCCTTTCTTTCTCATCTGGAAACGGTGACGTTGTTTGTCCGGGGTTTGCAGCGCCTGGGAGTACGGCTGGCCTATTCCCATGGGTTCCATCCCCATCCCCGTTTGAGCTTTGCCCATGCCCTGCCTCTTGGTCTGGCCAGTGAAGAGGAATTCCTGGAGTGCAGAACGCTGGAGCCTTTAGAGCTGGAGACTCTGGCTGACCACTGGGTGAGGCGCATGCCTGCCGGGTTGCAGCTGATCTCCTGCATGCTGCAGTCGTCCCGGCTGCCAGCTCTTGACCGGCGGCTTGCCGGTTGCCGGTATCGTCTTCAGAGTCTGTCAGCCGAGGTGCAGCAGCGGCTGGCGGAGCGTGTCCTGCAGGAGCTGCCCTTGGCAACCTTGCCTTTTGTCCGTCGAAAAAAGGGCAAGGCGGTGACCGTTGACTTTGCGCCGCATATTCTTAAGCTGGAACAGCCGGCTCCTGACCTGTTCACGATTACCGTTCAGGTTGTCAATGGTCGCAACCCCAATATTTACGATCTGGTGTCCGCCCTGATGGGGAGTGATGAACGTCAGGACGCGGGTTATGAAGTAATAAAAGAGAGCAGTATGCTCAGTGATGGCAGCAACGGGAGGGCATATGGCAGCTGAACTGCTGATAAATTGGACTGAGGTGGAAACCCGGGTTGCTCTGTTGGAGAACGGCATTCTGGCGGAAATTTTTTATGAGCGCAGCCGTGACCTGGGGATT
This window harbors:
- a CDS encoding sugar phosphate isomerase/epimerase; amino-acid sequence: MEQLYVTTPVAHLIQAFETFPDLAVAPEIFINANDLRQPDTLASFHAIARRLQDLEMSCTIHGPFIDLSPGGFDPDVVALTNKRFLQTFELAAIIHPRVVVFHSGYDRWKYALNLSLWLENSKRFWTPLLEEAEKTNTFIALENIFEVSPIGLKTLFEALDSPRLGACFDVGHWHLFGTTTLDEWLTVLGPHIFAFHLHDNAGEADDHLVPGEGTIDFMALKQHTSALQIKPLSYTFEPHNRQDIARGVAWFRQNYGL
- a CDS encoding TIGR03960 family B12-binding radical SAM protein, producing MDYKLLGGVSRPGRYLNHEINAVHKEPGPDRLHLALAFPDVYEIGMSHYGFLLLYQLLNRRQEFFCERVFAPWSDFAANLRSCQTHLFSLETKTPLAQFDLIGFSLQYEMSYTNVLTMLELAGIPLEAEQRTGLPLVIAGGPSMVNPEPIAPLFDAILVGDGEEAFPQMAQVVLQGKQRGAGKEKLLAELAAVEGVYVPSFFSMMWHDDRLADIVCRKPGYETVRRRIFSDLQQEALPDAPPVPLITVVHDRLALEISRGCTRGCRFCQAGMIYRPVRERPVSQLIESAIACRRHTGIDELSLLSLSVGDYSQLLPLVTGLKAAFAGEQVQFSFPSVRAGLLSDELLQALKGGRQGGFTIAPEAGTQRLRDVINKGLTEEEILETASRLFANGWDLLKLYFMIGLPTETDADLQGIIDLCRQVLAMARHKRQRLNVSVSTFVPKAHTPFQWERQIGLAETRRRQQFLYEGLRSVKRLQVKCHDGRLSMLEGIFSRGDRRLWPVLREAHRLGCRFDAWSDQFDYAAWQTAFSNCSRDLETLAGRGFGEDEMLPWDHIRTGVTDAFLRAELVRAKHLEPTPDCRQSGCQECGVCQPATGISLKIQPSANVPLTVSPASAGPPAEPETWSYLLAYRRDKQLAFLSHLETVTLFVRGLQRLGVRLAYSHGFHPHPRLSFAHALPLGLASEEEFLECRTLEPLELETLADHWVRRMPAGLQLISCMLQSSRLPALDRRLAGCRYRLQSLSAEVQQRLAERVLQELPLATLPFVRRKKGKAVTVDFAPHILKLEQPAPDLFTITVQVVNGRNPNIYDLVSALMGSDERQDAGYEVIKESSMLSDGSNGRAYGS